In Opitutales bacterium, the following proteins share a genomic window:
- the trxB gene encoding thioredoxin-disulfide reductase — protein MENVIIIGTGCAGLTSAIYTARANLEPLLLEGSQPGGQLTTTSEVENFPGFPEGVDGFMLMDSLRKQATRFGTRFASELIKSVEFEGEVKKLTTESGKIYETKTVIIATGARPRLLDIPGEKEMYGGKGVTTCATCDGAFYRDMDVVVIGGGDSACEEALFLTRFCSKVTMVHRRDEFRASPIMADRAKNHEKIEIIWDSVVDEIIPDDQGMTRAIKVTNRNTSEPSEVECKGVFIAIGHIPNTDFAQDVLKTDEDGYIVPELGSQVRTSIPGIFVAGDCADHVYRQAITAAGMGCQAAIDAERWLADQE, from the coding sequence ATGGAAAACGTCATTATCATTGGCACCGGCTGCGCCGGACTCACCTCAGCTATCTATACAGCTCGCGCTAACCTCGAGCCTCTCTTACTCGAAGGCTCACAGCCAGGTGGACAGCTGACTACGACGAGTGAGGTTGAAAACTTTCCTGGATTTCCAGAGGGCGTCGATGGCTTTATGCTTATGGACAGCCTGCGCAAGCAAGCGACACGCTTCGGCACTCGATTCGCCTCGGAATTGATCAAATCCGTTGAATTCGAAGGTGAAGTAAAAAAACTCACCACCGAGTCTGGAAAAATCTACGAAACCAAGACCGTCATCATAGCAACCGGGGCACGCCCACGCCTGCTCGACATACCGGGCGAAAAGGAGATGTATGGTGGAAAGGGTGTCACTACATGCGCCACGTGTGACGGCGCCTTTTATCGCGATATGGACGTCGTCGTGATCGGCGGTGGCGACTCCGCCTGTGAAGAGGCCCTGTTCCTCACTCGATTCTGTTCCAAAGTCACGATGGTGCACCGACGCGACGAATTCCGTGCGTCACCCATCATGGCAGACCGCGCTAAAAATCACGAAAAAATCGAGATCATCTGGGACTCGGTCGTAGACGAAATCATTCCTGACGATCAAGGCATGACCCGCGCCATCAAAGTGACGAATCGCAATACCAGCGAGCCTTCCGAAGTTGAATGTAAAGGTGTCTTTATCGCTATCGGACACATTCCTAACACCGACTTTGCCCAAGACGTCCTCAAGACTGATGAAGACGGCTACATTGTCCCCGAGTTGGGAAGCCAAGTCCGCACGAGCATCCCTGGGATCTTCGTCGCTGGAGACTGTGCCGACCACGTCTATCGCCAAGCGATCACCGCCGCCGGCATGGGCTGCCAAGCCGCAATCGACGCCGAGCGCTGGCTCGCCGACCAGGAATAA
- a CDS encoding small basic protein: MSQHNSFKVGASSSGNKRTVLKRFERVSLLKKRGQWKDGDRVVGLKKTKPE; the protein is encoded by the coding sequence ATGTCTCAGCACAACAGTTTCAAAGTCGGCGCTTCATCAAGCGGTAACAAACGCACAGTACTCAAGCGCTTCGAGCGCGTGTCACTACTCAAAAAACGCGGCCAGTGGAAAGACGGAGACCGCGTCGTAGGCCTAAAGAAGACAAAACCCGAATAA